The Triticum urartu cultivar G1812 unplaced genomic scaffold, Tu2.1 TuUngrouped_contig_10488, whole genome shotgun sequence genome contains a region encoding:
- the LOC125526559 gene encoding cyanidin 3-O-rutinoside 5-O-glucosyltransferase-like — MADAERQQHGPGDGGRPHFLIVAYGIQSHLNPCRVLARRLLQLHDADGSGPVLATLSVPLFTHRRMFPSSGNGEPEGPEAADGAISCVAFSDGVDDGTTARGPEERARRRRASAESLFAVVARLASRGRPVTCIVCSMMLPWALDVARERDIPLAVFWIQPATVLATYYHYFHGYGELIASHAADPAYEVTLPGLSRPLRIRDFPSFLVDTTGGEVGKVVNAVFCELFEFMDEQRRNVKVLVNTFDELEPAALAAMREHLDVFAVGPVVGSSAEARIHLFNHAGADKTRYMAR; from the coding sequence ATGGCCGACGCGGAACGCCAGCAGCACGGCCCAGGCGACGGCGGGCGCCCCCACTTCCTCATCGTGGCCTACGGCATCCAGAGCCACCTCAACCCGTGCCGCGTCCTCGCGCGCCGCCTCCTGCAGCTACACGATGCAGACGGCTCAGGCCCCGTCCTCGCCACGCTCTCGGTCCCGCTCTTCACCCACCGCCGCATGTTCCCTTCGTCCGGCAACGGCGAGCCGGAGGGGCCGGAGGCCGCAGACGGTGCCATCTCTTGCGttgccttctccgacggcgtcgACGACGGCACCACCGCCAGGGGCCCCGAGGAGAgggcgcgccgccgccgcgcgtcCGCCGAGAGCCTCTTTGCGGTCGTCGCGCGGCTCGCCTCCCGCGGCCGGCCCGTTACGTGCATCGTGTGCAGCATGATGCTCCCCTGGGCACTGGACGTCGCGCGGGAGCGCGACATCCCGTTGGCCGTGTTTTGGATACAGCCGGCAACCGTCCTCGCCACCTACTACCACTACTTCCACGGCTACGGCGAGCTCATCGCGTCCCACGCCGCCGACCCCGCGTACGAGGTGACTCTGCCCGGGCTCAGCCGGCCTCTCAGGATCCGCGACTTCCCGTCATTCCTCGTCGACACCACCGGAGGTGAGGTGGGCAAGGTCGTCAACGCGGTGTTCTGTGAGCTGTTCGAGTTCATGGACGAGCAGAGGCGGAATGTCAAGGTCCTCGTGAACACTTTCGACGAACTGGAGCCGGCGGCGCTGGCGGCCATGAGGGAGCACTTGGATGTGTTCGCCGTCGGCCCCGTGGTCGGGTCGTCGGCCGAGGCGCGGATCCATCTGTTCAACCACGCCGGTGCCGACAAGACGAGGTACATGGCGCG